One Kwoniella newhampshirensis strain CBS 13917 chromosome 13, whole genome shotgun sequence DNA window includes the following coding sequences:
- a CDS encoding glutamate-tRNA ligase, whose amino-acid sequence MGYSLRPLIRASKSLSLTCKRCHSTSTSSSLAESSTTGARLRFAPSPTGHLHLGGLRTALFNHILARKWKGTWLLRVEDTDRTRYTEGAVDSLRQALDWAGLDYDEGVGRGGSYGPYTQSERLDIYHHYTKELLSRNEAYECFCSPTELEAIKLSLHQQGLRRSYDGRCKHLTDEEVGRRKRAGHKYVVRYNTTPEELDIPSDLIFGDNQPTTTSGSDDFVLMKSDGWPTYHLASVIDDHLMEITHVLRGEEWLPSVPKHHSLYKAFGWTPPKFAHLPLLCNPDGTKLSKRRGDTFVQHYMKQGYEPEALLNFLALMGWDYHAALSSASPLDPHVRTDGHSLYEVFTLPQIIEAFDVSHINHRKAAVNVGKLDFLNKMTLRRKAGRLGKDGGMIGVGKSEEAEGEKEGERKELVGRFQQLLREEKALKGCELVEKMDLVEKVFDAELPRAVVLTDMPMHSIFYFLPPTYTCHESQSILKDLNARLYCQYTHLFADTLQSRASITGRLDEDTVWEAIHSLIDQLKIDKKSKFLVPIRHALTERRKGPSIPELITILGLDESLARLRRGEEHVRGLELERRKSEKGSGEE is encoded by the exons ATGGGTTATTCGTTACGCCCGTTGATACGAGCGAGCAAGAGTCTCAGCCTTACTTGCAAGAGATGTCACTCGACGTCAACAAGTTCTTCGTTGGCCGAATCATCAACGACAGGTGCCCGACTTCGAttcgctccttctccgaccGGTCATCTCCATTTAGGTGGGTTGCGAACGGCATTGTTCAACCATATTCTAGCTAGGAAATGGAAGGGAACATGGCTCTTACGTGTTGAAGACACAGACAGG ACGAGATATACAGAAGGAGCTGTGGATAGTCTGCGTCAGGCTCTGGATTGGGCAGGACTGGATTACGACGAAGGTGTGGGAAGGGGCGGATCATATGGCCCGTACACTCAG TCCGAGAGACTCGACATCTATCATCATTACACCAAGGAACTTCTTTCG CGAAATGAGGCGTACGAATGTTTCTGCTCGCCTACCGAACTCGAAGCGATCAAGCTTTCGTTACATCAACAAGGCTTAAGACGTAGCTACGATGGACGATGCAAACATCTCACGGACGAAGAAGTAGGTAGACGGAAGAGGGCTGGACACAAGTATGTTGTTCGGTAcaat ACCACTCCGGAAGAGTTGGACATTCCGTCCGATCTCATCTTTGGGGACAATCAACCTACGACCACATCTGGATCTGACGATTTTGTATTGATGAAATCTGACGGGTGGCCTACCTATCATCTGGCAAGTGTGATCGACGATCATCTGATGGAGATCACTCATGTTCTTCGAGGCGAG GAATGGTTACCGTCCGTACCGAAGCATCATTCGCTATACAAAGCTTTCGGCTGGACACCACCGAAGTTCGCCCACTTACCTTTGTTATGCAACCCAGATGGGACAAAGCTGAGCAAGAGACGAGGCGATACTTTCGTTCAGCATTACATG AAACAAGGCTATGAGCCTGAAGCTCTCCTCAACTTCCTCGCGTTGATGGGATGGGACTACCATGCCGCTTTGTCATCTGCGTCTCCACTCGATCCTCATGTGCGAACGGACGGTCACTCGCTATACGAAGTGTTCACCTTACCTCAGATCATCGAAGCGTTCGACGTGTCGCACATCAATCATCGCAAAGCAGCTGTCAATGTGGGAAAGCTAGATTTCCTGAATAAGATGACTCTGAGAAGAAAAGCTGGGAGACTAGGGAAGGATGGCGGGATGATAGGCGTGGGAAAATcggaggaagcggaaggagagaaagagggagagaggaaagaatTGGTCGGGCGGTTTCAACAGTTgttgagggaggagaaggctttgaaggggtg TGAGCTGGTCGAAAAAATGGATCTAGTCGAGAAAGTGTTCGACGCAGAGCTG CCCCGAGCAGTTGTCCTCACCGATATGCCGATGCACTCCATCTTTTACTTCCTCCCTCCGACATATACATGCCACGAATCACAATCGATCCTAAAGGATCTGAACGCGAGATTATACT GTCAATATACCCATCTGTTTGCGGATACTCTCCAATCACGAGCTTCTATCACCGGCCGTCTGGACGAAGATACAGTGTGGGAGGCTATCCATTCATTGATCGACCAATTGAAGATTGATAAGAAATCCAAGTTCTTGGTACCTATAAGACATGCATTGACAGAACGACGG AAAGGACCGAGTATACCGGAACTCATAACGATATTGGGTCTGGATGAGAGTCTtgcgagattgagaagaggggaagagcACGTTCGTGGGTTGGAGTTGGAGAGGCGAAAGAGCGAGAAAGGATCAGGGGAGGAGTAG